The Gemmatimonadota bacterium genome contains a region encoding:
- a CDS encoding PQQ-binding-like beta-propeller repeat protein: MGWTAVVGALAAIVMQQGGTQQAPAPPVAMFAGGPAHTGVSAARPLAVPGRVRWSLRMDGPVRSSPVIAGGSVWVGGGDGALYRVRLSDGHVVWRHDLGRPVQAAPAVDDQTVYAVDVDGAISAVGRDDGALRWHVRVGPALPWAWGGEGWDYLGSSPVVVGHTLVAGAGDGVVRAVDTRSGEVLWSVATGGRVRSSPAVADGVVYVGSADGIVRALRLEDGSEVWSFRTEGHTLDSAAFGFDRRTVTGGPTVVGDRVLVGSRDARMYALDRATGRTLWAEDDSSSAWVIATPAVVDGRVIFGRSSSAKVQALSLVDGALLWEAAAGALVFSSATVAGGTAFLTTGGGALLALDAATGERRWSRRLDGPSWTTPALADGVLVVGTDAGTLLALEEAEAGQPRVAVFQDSTLFQASITARRGIDTRLARQLTARGHERLDRAGLVRFLEERTRDGAPSAVVMATDVIPPELLEPGPDTGPLRQYLERGGRIVWVGDPPRWALWDPEAQRFGLDIVRAREVTDVDHAPWVSDARVHRPTPAGVAWGLEGWWIGPGGVDPTAVTTVLASDEEGRAAAWVKSFGGPPGSGWVWLPVATEERLWPAVARVAEAGILVAF, from the coding sequence GTGGGGTGGACGGCGGTGGTGGGCGCCCTGGCGGCGATCGTGATGCAGCAAGGCGGGACGCAGCAGGCGCCCGCGCCGCCGGTGGCCATGTTCGCCGGAGGGCCGGCCCACACCGGGGTGAGCGCGGCGCGGCCGCTGGCCGTTCCCGGGCGGGTGCGCTGGTCCCTCCGGATGGACGGCCCGGTCCGGTCCTCTCCGGTCATCGCGGGCGGATCGGTCTGGGTGGGTGGGGGGGACGGCGCCCTCTACCGGGTCCGTCTCTCCGACGGCCACGTGGTGTGGCGTCACGACCTCGGCCGGCCCGTCCAAGCGGCCCCGGCCGTGGACGACCAGACCGTCTATGCCGTGGACGTGGACGGGGCCATCTCGGCGGTCGGCCGGGACGACGGAGCCCTCCGGTGGCACGTACGGGTGGGCCCGGCCCTGCCCTGGGCGTGGGGCGGGGAGGGGTGGGACTACCTGGGCTCCTCGCCCGTGGTGGTCGGGCACACCCTGGTGGCCGGGGCGGGGGACGGGGTCGTGCGGGCCGTGGACACCCGCTCGGGCGAGGTGCTGTGGTCGGTGGCCACGGGCGGCCGGGTGCGCTCCAGCCCGGCGGTGGCGGACGGGGTCGTCTACGTGGGCAGCGCGGACGGGATCGTGCGGGCGCTGCGGCTGGAGGACGGCAGCGAGGTCTGGAGCTTCCGGACGGAGGGCCACACCCTGGACTCGGCGGCCTTCGGGTTCGACCGCCGCACCGTGACGGGGGGCCCCACGGTGGTCGGGGACCGGGTGCTGGTGGGCTCCCGGGATGCGCGCATGTACGCGCTGGACCGGGCGACCGGTCGCACCCTGTGGGCGGAGGACGACTCCAGCTCGGCGTGGGTCATCGCCACACCGGCGGTCGTGGACGGGCGGGTCATCTTCGGCCGCTCCAGCTCCGCCAAGGTGCAGGCCCTGTCCCTGGTGGACGGCGCGTTGCTCTGGGAGGCCGCGGCCGGGGCGCTGGTGTTCAGCTCGGCCACGGTGGCCGGCGGCACGGCGTTCCTGACCACCGGTGGGGGCGCGCTGCTGGCCCTGGACGCCGCGACCGGAGAGCGCCGGTGGAGCCGCCGGCTGGACGGGCCCAGCTGGACCACACCGGCGCTCGCCGACGGCGTCCTGGTGGTGGGGACGGACGCGGGGACCCTGCTCGCGCTGGAGGAGGCGGAAGCCGGCCAGCCGCGGGTGGCGGTCTTCCAGGACTCCACCCTCTTCCAGGCCTCGATCACGGCCCGGCGGGGGATCGACACGCGGCTGGCCCGCCAGCTGACGGCGCGCGGGCACGAGCGGCTCGATCGGGCGGGGCTCGTCCGCTTCCTGGAGGAGCGCACCCGGGACGGCGCACCGAGCGCCGTGGTCATGGCCACCGACGTGATCCCCCCCGAGCTGCTCGAGCCCGGGCCCGACACAGGACCGCTGCGGCAGTACCTGGAGCGAGGTGGCCGGATCGTCTGGGTGGGCGATCCCCCGCGGTGGGCGCTGTGGGACCCCGAGGCCCAGCGCTTCGGGCTGGACATCGTGCGGGCCCGCGAGGTCACGGACGTGGACCACGCGCCGTGGGTCTCCGACGCCCGGGTTCATCGGCCCACGCCCGCGGGTGTAGCTTGGGGGTTGGAGGGGTGGTGGATCGGGCCGGGCGGGGTGGACCCCACCGCCGTCACCACGGTGCTCGCTTCCGACGAAGAGGGACGCGCGGCCGCATGGGTGAAGTCGTTCGGAGGACCGCCGGGCTCGGGCTGGGTGTGGCTGCCCGTGGCCACCGAGGAGCGCCTGTGGCCGGCCGTGGCGCGGGTGGCGGAGGCGGGGATCCTGGTGGCGTTCTAG
- a CDS encoding YncE family protein: protein MLLLSGLFGCGADADGGRLYVASGSTDQVFILDARDGAILDTLRFDPRRGETDEPHGIGVAPDGGRWYVTLGHGEPTLWAVEADAERVVGRVRLPLPGAARVRITPDGARALVPDFWRSGQGRTSSVAVVDLATLTVLTTLPLCAAPHDAAPSPDGSLVAVACPLSDEVLVLDARTWEVRTRSPAGSDPGPPGQPRYRPLNVAWLPDGSGFFVGMHASGEVVRFDPEGREETRLVTGGHPAQIAVTSTGALLVPDRHGGTLAVLDAAAGTPTRTIPLGAAHPHGLSIAPDGRTAWVALEGRTGEPGTVVAVDLVRGAVVWSRPLGGYLLGIAFRPPAGVR, encoded by the coding sequence GTGCTGCTGCTGTCCGGGCTGTTCGGCTGCGGCGCCGATGCCGACGGCGGTCGCCTCTACGTCGCGTCGGGCTCCACGGACCAGGTCTTCATCCTGGACGCGCGCGACGGAGCCATCCTCGACACCCTCCGCTTCGACCCGCGGCGCGGCGAGACGGACGAGCCCCACGGCATCGGTGTCGCCCCCGACGGGGGGCGCTGGTATGTCACGCTGGGCCACGGCGAACCCACGCTGTGGGCCGTGGAGGCCGACGCCGAGCGCGTCGTGGGCCGGGTGCGCCTCCCCCTGCCGGGCGCTGCGCGTGTGCGCATCACGCCGGACGGGGCGCGCGCCCTGGTGCCGGACTTCTGGCGCAGCGGACAGGGGCGCACCAGCTCGGTGGCCGTGGTGGATCTGGCCACGCTCACCGTCCTGACCACCCTTCCGCTGTGCGCCGCCCCCCATGACGCCGCCCCGAGCCCCGACGGGAGCCTGGTGGCCGTGGCCTGTCCGCTCTCCGACGAGGTGCTGGTGCTGGACGCCCGGACCTGGGAGGTGCGTACGCGCAGCCCGGCCGGATCCGATCCGGGCCCTCCCGGGCAGCCGCGCTACCGCCCGCTCAACGTGGCCTGGCTCCCGGACGGGAGCGGCTTCTTCGTGGGGATGCACGCGAGCGGGGAGGTGGTGCGCTTCGACCCGGAGGGTCGGGAGGAGACCCGCCTGGTCACGGGAGGGCATCCGGCCCAGATCGCGGTGACGTCCACCGGGGCCCTGCTGGTCCCCGATCGCCACGGCGGCACGCTCGCCGTGCTGGACGCAGCGGCCGGCACGCCCACCCGGACCATCCCGCTGGGTGCCGCGCATCCGCACGGGCTGAGCATCGCGCCCGACGGACGGACCGCCTGGGTGGCCCTGGAGGGCAGGACGGGCGAGCCGGGCACGGTCGTGGCCGTCGACCTGGTCCGCGGGGCGGTCGTGTGGAGCCGCCCGCTCGGCGGCTATCTGCTGGGGATCGCGTTCCGACCGCCCGCGGGGGTGCGCTAG
- a CDS encoding isocitrate/isopropylmalate family dehydrogenase, translating into MARTITVIPGDGIGPEVTHATLEILAAGGAQLEYDEQLAGVTALEQVKDPIPTPTLESIQTHKVALKGPLTTPVGTGFRSVNVAIRKEFDLFANVRPARSLTRGGRYEDLDLVLIRENTEGLYVGVEHYIGMHGDPRAAAESVMIITRFGAERVIEYTFELAKRTGRKKVTLAHKANILKYTQGLFLDIGREIAKRYEGEIEFEDRIIDATAMHLVMDPHQFDVLVMENMFGDIVSDLMAGLIGGLGMAPAGNIGKDVAVFEAVHGSAPDIAGKGVANPTALTLAGCMLLDHIGDTESATRIRSALDEVLLGRLAPTRDLGGTAGTREFTDAVIRAMK; encoded by the coding sequence ATGGCCCGCACCATCACGGTGATTCCCGGGGACGGCATCGGCCCCGAGGTGACGCACGCCACGCTCGAGATCCTGGCCGCCGGCGGCGCCCAGCTCGAATACGACGAGCAGCTGGCCGGCGTCACCGCCCTGGAGCAGGTCAAGGACCCCATCCCCACGCCGACGCTGGAGTCCATCCAGACGCACAAGGTCGCGCTGAAGGGGCCGCTCACGACTCCGGTGGGCACCGGCTTCCGTTCGGTGAATGTGGCCATCCGCAAGGAATTCGATCTCTTCGCCAACGTGCGTCCGGCGCGCTCCCTCACCCGGGGTGGACGCTACGAGGACCTGGACCTGGTGCTCATCCGCGAGAATACGGAAGGGCTCTACGTCGGGGTCGAGCACTACATCGGGATGCATGGCGATCCGCGCGCCGCGGCCGAGTCCGTGATGATCATCACGCGCTTCGGCGCCGAGCGCGTCATCGAGTACACCTTCGAGCTCGCCAAGCGCACCGGCCGCAAGAAGGTCACGCTGGCGCACAAGGCCAACATCCTCAAGTACACGCAGGGTCTCTTCCTCGACATCGGGCGCGAGATCGCCAAGCGCTACGAGGGCGAGATCGAGTTCGAGGACCGCATCATCGACGCCACGGCCATGCATCTCGTCATGGACCCGCACCAGTTCGACGTGCTGGTCATGGAGAACATGTTCGGCGACATCGTCAGCGACCTCATGGCCGGATTGATCGGCGGGCTCGGCATGGCGCCGGCGGGCAACATCGGGAAGGACGTGGCCGTCTTCGAGGCCGTGCACGGCTCCGCGCCCGACATCGCGGGCAAGGGCGTGGCCAACCCCACGGCGCTGACGCTGGCCGGCTGCATGCTGCTGGATCACATCGGCGATACGGAGAGCGCCACCCGCATCCGCAGCGCCCTGGACGAGGTGCTCCTCGGTCGGTTGGCGCCCACCCGGGATCTCGGGGGCACCGCGGGTACGCGGGAGTTCACCGACGCCGTGATCCGCGCGATGAAGTGA
- a CDS encoding LytTR family DNA-binding domain-containing protein, translating to MGVLLTLAMVWTGIGAVTGLQLVGVQALRGGPLRAGPLLLYQLLAAWSWIPVSLAAIALTLRLPPSRTAPVRTGAVHLAAGLACGYAVNLLMSGLFHQVGSPFAGEAGVWREAWVGTVRWAHVNLLVYGLLVALTLRVRRRRGSRPDAVAAGERTAVASDAPVAGRASAGADAPTAPEPRIAFRTGSGVVLLTPEEIRWLEADGDYVRVHASTGVPLVNHRLDELEATLSPHGFVRIHRSTLVNAARVRQVRAAGRGDRDVLLDDGTTLRLARRRAARLGEAWWAKGP from the coding sequence GTGGGCGTCCTTCTGACGCTCGCGATGGTCTGGACCGGGATCGGGGCCGTCACCGGCCTCCAGCTCGTGGGCGTCCAGGCCCTGCGCGGAGGTCCTCTCCGCGCCGGCCCGCTCCTGCTCTACCAGTTGCTGGCGGCCTGGTCGTGGATCCCGGTGTCGCTGGCCGCCATCGCCCTGACGCTCCGCCTGCCGCCGTCCCGCACCGCGCCCGTCCGCACGGGCGCGGTCCACCTCGCGGCCGGGCTGGCCTGCGGATACGCCGTGAACCTCCTGATGAGCGGGCTGTTCCATCAGGTGGGGAGTCCCTTCGCGGGAGAGGCGGGGGTGTGGAGGGAGGCGTGGGTGGGGACCGTACGGTGGGCGCACGTCAATCTGCTGGTGTATGGGCTCCTGGTGGCGCTTACGCTGCGTGTGCGCCGCCGCCGAGGCTCCCGGCCCGACGCCGTGGCGGCCGGCGAGCGGACAGCGGTCGCGTCGGATGCACCGGTCGCCGGACGAGCGTCTGCAGGGGCCGACGCGCCGACGGCTCCCGAACCGCGCATCGCGTTCCGCACCGGCAGCGGCGTCGTGCTGCTGACGCCGGAGGAGATCCGGTGGCTGGAAGCGGACGGCGACTACGTGCGCGTCCACGCCAGCACGGGCGTGCCGCTCGTCAACCACCGTCTGGACGAGCTGGAGGCCACGCTCTCCCCGCACGGGTTCGTGCGCATCCATCGCTCCACCCTCGTCAACGCCGCGCGCGTACGGCAGGTCCGGGCGGCCGGTCGCGGGGACCGCGACGTCCTGCTGGACGACGGCACCACGCTGCGGCTGGCCCGCCGCCGCGCGGCGCGGCTGGGGGAGGCGTGGTGGGCGAAAGGCCCTTGA
- a CDS encoding fatty acid desaturase produces MHYLLTLLLALPTSGFLLRLFMIQHDCGHGSFFRSRRTADIVGHWIGVLTLIPYHYWRRTHAHHHAHNGDLERRGFGDVVTLTVDEYLERSPRGRLAYRIYRHPAVLFGIGPLWHFVLKQRYPREVPRSWTQAWRSIWLTNLCLVGVVGAMLLLVGWERLLLVHTPVLVVTCSVGVWLFYVQHQFEDTYWERPPDWDYFDAALKGSSHLALPKPLQWITASIGLHHVHHLCARIPNYRLQECMDSSPELQEPRTLRIRDTWALTRLNLWCERDERMIGFAEAERRGLERERDTATRARAA; encoded by the coding sequence GTGCACTACCTGCTCACGCTGCTGCTCGCACTCCCGACATCGGGATTCCTGCTGCGGCTCTTCATGATCCAGCACGACTGTGGGCACGGGTCGTTCTTCCGCTCCCGCCGCACGGCGGACATCGTGGGGCACTGGATCGGGGTGCTGACGCTCATCCCCTACCACTACTGGCGCCGCACGCACGCGCATCATCACGCGCACAACGGCGACCTGGAGCGGCGGGGGTTCGGGGACGTGGTCACCCTGACGGTGGACGAATACCTGGAGCGCTCGCCGCGCGGCCGGCTCGCCTACCGGATCTACCGCCACCCGGCCGTGCTCTTCGGGATCGGCCCGCTGTGGCATTTCGTGCTCAAGCAGCGGTACCCGCGGGAGGTGCCGCGCTCCTGGACCCAGGCCTGGCGCAGCATCTGGCTCACGAACCTCTGCCTCGTGGGCGTGGTCGGCGCCATGCTCCTGCTGGTCGGCTGGGAGCGCCTTCTGCTGGTGCATACGCCGGTCCTGGTGGTCACCTGCTCGGTCGGCGTCTGGCTGTTCTACGTCCAGCACCAGTTCGAGGACACCTACTGGGAGCGTCCGCCCGACTGGGACTACTTCGATGCCGCGCTGAAGGGATCCTCACACCTGGCGCTGCCGAAGCCGCTGCAGTGGATCACGGCCAGCATCGGGCTCCACCACGTGCACCACCTGTGCGCCCGCATCCCCAACTACCGCTTGCAGGAATGCATGGACTCCAGCCCGGAGCTGCAGGAGCCGCGCACCCTGCGGATCCGCGACACCTGGGCCCTCACGCGCCTCAACCTCTGGTGTGAGCGCGATGAGCGCATGATCGGCTTCGCGGAGGCGGAACGGCGCGGACTGGAGCGGGAGCGGGACACGGCCACGCGCGCCCGCGCAGCGTAG
- a CDS encoding acyl-CoA dehydrogenase family protein encodes MAERFQGVDFYALDAHFSEEERMVRDTVREWVEDKVLPIIGEAYVERRFPRDLIPEMGELGLLGANLPEQYGCAGLNNVAYGLIMQEMERGDSGLRSFASVQGALVMYPIWAFGSEEHRTTWLPKLAKGEAVGCFGLTEPDYGSNPAGMITTARKTSDGWVLNGTKMWITNGSMADVAVVWAQTGSLGDARGIRGFVVPTDTPGFSARDQKGKLSLLASDTSELALQDVHLPESALMPKTEGLKNPLMCLTQARYGIAWGAVGAAMACYHEAVSYAKTRVMFDGPIGGKQIQQVRLADMLTRITQGQLLAYHLGRMKDGGTMTPQQVSMAKRANVDMACECAREARRLLGGNGILVEYSAMRHMANLESVYTYEGTHDIHSLVLGQAATGIAAY; translated from the coding sequence ATGGCCGAGAGATTCCAGGGAGTCGACTTCTACGCGCTGGACGCGCACTTCTCCGAGGAGGAGCGCATGGTGCGCGACACCGTGCGCGAGTGGGTGGAGGACAAGGTCCTCCCGATCATCGGCGAGGCCTACGTCGAGCGGCGGTTCCCGCGCGATCTGATCCCCGAGATGGGCGAGCTGGGGCTGCTGGGCGCCAACCTCCCCGAGCAGTACGGCTGTGCGGGCCTCAACAACGTGGCCTACGGGCTGATCATGCAGGAGATGGAGCGCGGCGACTCCGGGTTGCGCTCCTTCGCTTCCGTGCAGGGCGCCCTGGTCATGTACCCCATCTGGGCCTTCGGCAGCGAGGAGCATCGCACCACGTGGCTGCCGAAGCTGGCCAAGGGCGAGGCGGTGGGCTGCTTCGGCCTGACGGAGCCGGACTACGGCAGCAATCCGGCCGGCATGATCACCACCGCGCGCAAGACGTCGGACGGGTGGGTGTTGAACGGCACCAAGATGTGGATCACCAACGGCTCCATGGCGGACGTCGCGGTGGTCTGGGCCCAGACGGGCAGCCTGGGCGATGCCCGCGGCATCCGCGGCTTCGTGGTCCCCACGGACACGCCCGGATTCAGCGCGCGCGACCAGAAGGGGAAGTTGAGCCTGCTGGCCTCGGACACCAGCGAGCTCGCGCTGCAGGACGTGCACCTGCCGGAGTCGGCGCTCATGCCGAAGACGGAGGGGCTCAAGAACCCGCTGATGTGCCTCACGCAGGCGCGCTACGGCATTGCCTGGGGCGCCGTGGGTGCCGCCATGGCCTGCTACCACGAGGCGGTCTCCTACGCGAAGACCCGCGTCATGTTCGACGGCCCCATCGGCGGGAAGCAGATCCAACAGGTGCGCCTGGCCGACATGCTGACCCGCATCACCCAGGGGCAGCTCCTGGCGTATCACCTGGGCCGCATGAAGGACGGAGGCACCATGACACCGCAGCAGGTCTCGATGGCCAAGCGCGCCAACGTGGACATGGCGTGCGAGTGCGCGCGTGAAGCGCGCCGCCTGCTCGGCGGCAACGGCATCCTGGTGGAGTATTCCGCCATGCGGCACATGGCGAACCTGGAATCGGTCTACACCTACGAGGGGACGCACGACATCCACTCGCTGGTGCTGGGGCAGGCGGCGACGGGCATCGCCGCCTACTGA